One genomic region from Halobacteriovoraceae bacterium encodes:
- the maf gene encoding septum formation protein Maf, producing the protein MQNRKYRPILASQSPRRKELLEHLGIKFEIRPPNIEEHSFECVPLKVVKDLSEQKGRAIYQSLDNEDYFVISSDTIVCLGDKIFGKPKDEEDARRILNELSGKTHKVITAVSFFFKEKKQIMHTFAIESEVTFREITSEIMDLYISTKDGFDKAGAYGIQGPGLLFVSRVNGSYSNVVGLPLDDLVFELKKLLGKDWRNCFE; encoded by the coding sequence ATGCAAAATAGAAAATATAGGCCAATTCTGGCTTCACAAAGTCCACGACGAAAAGAGCTTTTAGAACATCTTGGAATTAAATTTGAAATTAGACCTCCAAATATTGAGGAGCACAGTTTTGAGTGTGTACCCTTAAAGGTTGTAAAAGATCTGTCAGAGCAAAAAGGTAGAGCAATCTATCAAAGTTTAGATAATGAAGATTATTTTGTAATTTCTTCAGATACTATTGTGTGCTTGGGAGACAAGATATTTGGAAAACCTAAAGATGAAGAAGATGCGAGAAGAATATTAAATGAACTGTCGGGTAAAACTCACAAAGTAATTACGGCAGTTTCATTTTTTTTCAAGGAAAAAAAACAAATAATGCATACATTTGCTATTGAATCAGAAGTAACATTTAGAGAAATAACTTCTGAAATTATGGATTTATACATAAGCACAAAAGATGGATTTGATAAAGCAGGGGCCTATGGCATTCAAGGGCCAGGACTACTTTTTGTTTCAAGAGTAAATGGATCTTACTCAAACGTTGTAGGACTTCCGTTGGATGATTTAGTTTTTGAATTAAAAAAACTTTTAGGTAAGGATTGGAGAAACTGTTTTGAGTGA
- a CDS encoding DUF167 domain-containing protein, producing MSDNLLNFMREKFSNLIVVSHDSTELMMNISLKVKPGCKREEIINKDDEIIFTLRSQPIEGKANIELVKKIKKILATSNIELIKGSKSKLKTLQVTFVFDDIHNEKYYIEKIIKGLKC from the coding sequence TTGAGTGACAATTTACTAAATTTTATGAGAGAGAAATTTTCCAATTTAATTGTGGTTTCTCATGATAGTACAGAATTGATGATGAATATTTCCTTGAAGGTGAAACCAGGTTGTAAAAGAGAGGAAATTATAAATAAAGATGATGAAATAATTTTCACATTGAGGAGTCAACCTATTGAGGGAAAAGCAAATATAGAACTGGTGAAAAAAATAAAAAAAATCCTAGCTACATCGAATATAGAGTTAATCAAAGGATCTAAAAGTAAATTAAAAACTCTTCAAGTTACTTTTGTCTTTGATGATATACATAATGAGAAATACTATATTGAAAAAATTATAAAAGGACTCAAATGTTAA
- the dctP gene encoding TRAP transporter substrate-binding protein DctP, whose amino-acid sequence MKKILILVCLIFTTTGFAEKLKVGVLAPEGTTWAINLKKMSKEIKDATEGNVNLKFYFGGSQGDEIDVLRKIRTSNLHGGVFTGKTLGEIYGDARVLEIPFTFERDREKAFSTMKALEKHIDDGFAKSEFKSLGHIELGMVYFVSQKEITTLDGLQGIKIWSWEGDQLVNSMLTSMNLVSVPLTLPDVLSSLSNGVIHAAYGPPLGIVAMQWQSKVKFLIDYPLAYSTGAFLLSSKAWSKIPTKYQSIVEGIAKKYVDQINSTTVQENIDALAAIKASGVQFIKISDKDIAYGKKIRSEVIKKLEGDLFSKKSLDLLQKQLL is encoded by the coding sequence ATGAAAAAAATATTAATACTAGTATGTTTAATTTTTACAACAACAGGTTTTGCTGAAAAACTTAAAGTAGGAGTTCTTGCTCCAGAGGGAACGACTTGGGCGATAAATCTTAAAAAAATGTCAAAAGAAATCAAGGATGCGACAGAGGGAAATGTTAATTTAAAATTTTATTTTGGTGGATCTCAAGGTGATGAAATTGATGTTTTAAGAAAAATTAGAACAAGTAATTTACATGGGGGAGTTTTCACAGGAAAAACACTTGGTGAAATTTACGGGGATGCTAGAGTTTTAGAAATTCCCTTTACTTTTGAAAGAGATAGAGAAAAAGCATTCTCAACAATGAAGGCCCTGGAAAAACATATCGATGATGGATTTGCAAAGAGTGAATTCAAGTCCCTTGGCCATATTGAATTAGGTATGGTGTATTTTGTTTCACAAAAGGAAATAACTACCCTTGATGGACTTCAGGGAATAAAAATTTGGTCCTGGGAAGGGGATCAACTAGTCAATAGTATGTTAACAAGTATGAATTTAGTTTCTGTTCCACTGACATTACCGGATGTACTCTCATCTTTATCGAATGGTGTTATCCACGCAGCTTATGGACCTCCTCTTGGAATTGTTGCGATGCAATGGCAATCGAAAGTTAAGTTTTTAATTGATTACCCTCTGGCCTACTCTACAGGCGCTTTCCTATTAAGTTCAAAAGCATGGAGTAAAATACCTACAAAGTATCAATCGATAGTTGAAGGGATTGCAAAAAAATATGTAGACCAAATCAACAGTACAACTGTTCAAGAAAATATAGACGCATTAGCTGCGATCAAAGCTTCTGGAGTACAATTTATCAAAATATCTGACAAAGATATTGCTTATGGTAAAAAAATTAGGAGTGAAGTTATTAAAAAATTAGAAGGTGATTTATTTTCCAAAAAATCTTTAGATTTATTGCAAAAGCAACTTTTATAA
- a CDS encoding TRAP transporter small permease subunit produces the protein MRFIKKWDDFIEWISTVGLVVSVAFMLSLTVLTIILRWFNITLLWVDPLVRHLVFLTAFLGGTVATGKKTHIAIDIVSKFLETKNWPKGELYLKRFITLICILTICWLNKTSIDFYHIELEFGKEVFWGLHSSIFVSIIPIGLTLITLRFINQLLMSFGPLEVKKEII, from the coding sequence ATGCGTTTTATAAAGAAATGGGACGATTTTATTGAATGGATTTCAACAGTAGGACTTGTTGTTTCTGTTGCGTTTATGCTTTCTCTAACCGTTCTTACTATCATCTTAAGATGGTTTAATATAACTTTACTCTGGGTTGATCCGTTAGTAAGACATCTTGTCTTTTTGACGGCATTTCTCGGAGGGACAGTAGCAACGGGCAAGAAAACTCATATTGCAATAGACATTGTTTCTAAATTTTTAGAAACAAAAAATTGGCCAAAAGGTGAGCTCTACTTGAAAAGATTTATTACTCTCATTTGTATTTTAACTATTTGTTGGTTGAATAAAACTTCTATTGATTTTTATCATATAGAATTAGAGTTTGGAAAAGAAGTATTTTGGGGATTACATAGTTCTATTTTCGTGAGTATTATCCCTATTGGCCTCACTCTCATAACATTAAGATTTATTAACCAATTATTAATGTCCTTTGGGCCTTTAGAGGTTAAAAAGGAAATCATTTGA